From Algoriphagus sp. NG3, the proteins below share one genomic window:
- the uvrA gene encoding excinuclease ABC subunit UvrA, producing the protein MSQVTPAQEEYIEIFGAREHNLNNLDLKIPRNQLVVITGLSGSGKSSLAFDTIYAEGQRRYMESFSAYARSFLGGMERPDVDKINGLSPVIAIEQKTTSKNPRSTVGTVTEIYDFMRLLYARAGEAYSYLTGSKMVRQTEDQIIDLLFTNFLNQKLYILAPVVKGRKGHYRELFEQIRKMGFSKVRVDGVVMEMVPKMQVDRYKIHDIEIVIDRIVAEESDRFRITQSLKSALQHGKGVIMIRDEEGEIHHFSKYLMDPETGLSYEEPAPNTFSFNSPYGACPTCNGLGITEEITRESIIPDPTLSITRGGIAPLGEYRDIWIFKKIEAILKHYKCSMSTPIGKLPEHVVEILLNGDKIEVAVDSVKHPGTKWHTTFEGIINFLKKYQEGSSDKIQDWVSEFTITQTCPDCHGYRLKNEALHIKIDNTHIGQLAMMDVRSLGEWFVGLEDRLSEKQNVIAVEVLKEIRKRIGFLLDIGLDYLSLNRPLRTLSGGEAQRIRLATQIGTQLVGVLYILDEPSIGLHQRDNEKLIQALQSLRDLGNSVLVVEHDKDMMLAADYLLDMGPGAGRHGGNIVAEGKPAEIVKTEGVTAKYLSGRIGLPVPTVRRDSKGKSLIIKGASGNNLKNVDLHLPLGTLICITGVSGSGKSTLIHETLYPILNQHIYHSKKNPMPYKSVNGLEHLDKVIEVDQSPIGRTPRSNPATYTGVFSDIRALFTELPEAKIRGYKPGRFSFNVKGGRCEDCEGAGMKLIEMDFLPDVHVPCETCKGKRYNRETLEIRYKGKSISDVLDMTVEQAVEFFDKMPKILRKIKTLNDVGLGYITLGQHATTLSGGEAQRVKLATELSKKDTGKTFYILDEPTTGLHFQDIELLMLVVDGLVAKGNTVLIIEHNMDVIKMADYIVDLGPEGGNKGGKIVVQGTPEKIAATKESHTGKFLKMELNS; encoded by the coding sequence ATGAGCCAAGTTACTCCTGCACAGGAAGAATACATAGAGATTTTTGGAGCCCGAGAGCATAATCTGAACAACCTGGATCTGAAGATTCCCCGCAACCAACTTGTGGTGATCACGGGTCTGAGTGGAAGTGGCAAAAGCTCCCTGGCGTTTGACACGATCTACGCCGAGGGACAGCGAAGGTACATGGAATCCTTCTCAGCCTATGCACGTTCGTTTCTGGGTGGCATGGAACGCCCCGATGTGGATAAGATCAACGGGCTGTCGCCGGTAATTGCTATTGAGCAGAAGACTACTTCCAAAAACCCTCGATCCACCGTTGGGACAGTGACCGAAATCTATGATTTCATGCGTCTGCTGTATGCCAGGGCCGGGGAAGCCTATTCCTATCTGACAGGCAGTAAAATGGTCAGGCAGACTGAAGACCAGATCATCGATCTATTGTTCACAAATTTTCTAAACCAAAAGCTATATATTCTGGCACCGGTGGTGAAAGGAAGAAAAGGCCATTATCGGGAGCTTTTTGAGCAGATCCGAAAAATGGGATTTTCCAAAGTACGTGTTGATGGCGTAGTGATGGAGATGGTTCCCAAAATGCAGGTGGACCGATACAAGATCCACGATATTGAAATTGTCATCGACAGAATAGTAGCAGAGGAATCAGACCGCTTCAGGATCACACAGTCCCTTAAATCTGCTCTTCAGCATGGAAAAGGAGTGATCATGATCCGGGATGAGGAAGGAGAGATCCACCATTTTTCCAAATACCTGATGGATCCCGAGACAGGACTTTCTTATGAAGAGCCTGCACCAAACACATTTTCCTTCAATAGCCCATATGGAGCCTGTCCTACTTGTAATGGGCTTGGGATTACAGAGGAAATTACCCGGGAAAGTATCATTCCAGACCCAACCCTCAGCATCACCCGGGGTGGTATTGCTCCACTTGGGGAATACCGGGACATCTGGATTTTCAAGAAAATAGAAGCTATACTGAAGCACTATAAGTGCAGCATGAGTACGCCTATAGGAAAGCTCCCTGAACATGTGGTGGAGATACTCCTTAACGGCGATAAAATAGAGGTAGCTGTAGATTCTGTCAAACATCCCGGAACCAAGTGGCACACCACATTCGAGGGAATAATCAATTTCTTAAAGAAATATCAAGAAGGAAGCTCAGATAAAATACAGGATTGGGTGAGTGAATTCACCATCACCCAGACTTGCCCGGATTGCCATGGGTATAGGCTAAAGAATGAGGCGCTTCACATCAAAATTGACAATACCCACATCGGACAATTGGCTATGATGGATGTACGATCTCTGGGTGAGTGGTTTGTAGGATTGGAAGACAGGCTCTCTGAAAAGCAAAATGTGATTGCAGTGGAAGTCCTCAAGGAGATCAGAAAAAGAATAGGTTTTCTGCTCGATATAGGACTGGATTACCTGTCTCTCAATAGACCACTGAGGACACTCTCAGGTGGAGAGGCACAGCGGATCAGGCTGGCAACGCAGATTGGGACCCAGCTGGTAGGGGTCTTGTATATTCTGGACGAGCCAAGTATAGGACTGCATCAGCGTGACAATGAAAAACTGATACAAGCGCTTCAGAGTTTGCGTGACTTGGGTAATTCTGTGCTGGTAGTGGAGCATGACAAGGACATGATGCTAGCTGCGGACTATCTACTCGATATGGGTCCTGGTGCCGGAAGGCATGGAGGGAATATTGTGGCGGAGGGTAAACCGGCTGAAATAGTAAAAACAGAAGGTGTCACTGCAAAATATCTATCAGGGAGAATCGGACTCCCCGTACCAACAGTACGGAGAGACAGTAAAGGCAAATCACTTATAATTAAAGGAGCCAGCGGCAATAACCTTAAAAACGTAGATCTTCATCTACCACTAGGTACTTTAATCTGTATAACCGGGGTCTCCGGAAGCGGCAAAAGTACGTTGATTCATGAGACGCTTTATCCTATTCTGAACCAGCATATTTACCATTCCAAGAAAAACCCAATGCCCTATAAGAGTGTAAATGGGTTGGAGCACCTGGACAAGGTAATAGAGGTGGATCAATCCCCAATAGGCAGGACTCCACGCTCCAATCCTGCCACCTATACCGGTGTATTTTCTGATATCAGGGCACTATTCACCGAGTTGCCTGAGGCTAAAATCAGGGGGTACAAGCCGGGTAGATTTTCTTTTAATGTCAAAGGGGGAAGATGTGAGGACTGTGAAGGAGCAGGAATGAAGCTGATCGAGATGGATTTTCTGCCTGATGTACATGTACCTTGCGAAACTTGCAAAGGCAAGCGTTATAACAGGGAAACGTTGGAGATCAGGTATAAGGGGAAGTCGATTTCAGACGTTCTCGACATGACCGTGGAGCAAGCCGTTGAGTTTTTCGACAAGATGCCAAAAATCCTCAGAAAGATTAAAACGCTGAATGATGTAGGACTGGGATACATTACCCTTGGTCAGCATGCCACCACACTCTCTGGAGGTGAAGCTCAGCGGGTCAAGTTAGCCACCGAGCTTTCTAAAAAAGATACCGGCAAGACCTTTTACATACTTGATGAGCCTACCACGGGGCTGCATTTCCAGGATATAGAACTTTTGATGCTCGTCGTAGATGGCCTAGTTGCTAAGGGAAATACCGTTCTGATCATTGAGCACAACATGGACGTGATCAAAATGGCTGATTATATCGTGGACTTAGGCCCGGAAGGGGGAAATAAAGGGGGTAAAATCGTGGTACAGGGCACCCCGGAGAAAATCGCGGCTACCAAAGAGAGCCATACCGGTAAATTTCTCAAAATGGAATTAAATAGCTAA